The Methanoculleus marisnigri JR1 genome window below encodes:
- a CDS encoding orotate phosphoribosyltransferase-like protein gives MSALEELITKAKALQAEGHTPGQISDELGLSMETVTWLLTQQKGMEAPKDVHIDWAAVGSHGVLLNDMAMMMLKRFLYLEEGGDVRAIEDLPDTVVGIAPSGAPLATLIAAEEGLKLAVYLPAKHSRSEAPTGSLSGTFSAIAAQRCIIVDDVVTTGTTLSETIAFLRQHGATPVAVWSLFDKRGAREIDGVPVHSLFVISRLG, from the coding sequence ATGTCCGCGCTCGAAGAGCTGATCACGAAGGCAAAGGCGCTCCAGGCAGAAGGGCACACCCCCGGCCAGATCTCCGACGAGCTGGGTCTCTCGATGGAGACGGTCACCTGGCTGCTCACCCAGCAGAAGGGCATGGAAGCCCCGAAAGACGTCCACATCGATTGGGCGGCCGTAGGGAGCCACGGCGTGCTCTTAAACGACATGGCGATGATGATGCTCAAACGCTTCCTCTACCTGGAGGAGGGAGGAGACGTACGTGCCATCGAGGATCTTCCCGACACGGTCGTCGGGATCGCGCCGTCGGGTGCCCCGCTCGCCACCCTCATCGCCGCGGAGGAGGGGCTGAAACTCGCGGTATACCTCCCGGCGAAGCACAGCCGGAGCGAAGCACCAACCGGGTCGCTCTCGGGCACCTTCTCCGCGATCGCCGCCCAGCGGTGCATCATCGTCGACGACGTCGTCACGACCGGGACGACGCTTTCCGAGACGATAGCGTTTCTCCGGCAGCATGGGGCCACGCCGGTGGCGGTCTGGTCGCTCTTCGACAAGCGGGGGGCGAGGGAGATCGACGGAGTCCCGGTCCACTCGCTCTTCGTGATATCGAGGCTCGGGTGA
- a CDS encoding NOB1 family endonuclease: protein MTLVLDASVFFTEIPFDGPASTTPSVVAELTDTHAKCRFEVLTAAGLRVREPREEDLARVDAAALRTGDSGVLSGTDRDILALALELSAVLVTDDFAVQNVAHRLGIETRSIRQRPARPIRWRYRCSGCGRYWKGPGDCPICGASIKRKLK, encoded by the coding sequence ATGACGCTTGTCCTCGACGCTTCGGTCTTTTTTACGGAGATCCCCTTCGATGGCCCGGCCTCGACCACACCGTCGGTCGTCGCGGAGCTCACCGACACCCACGCGAAATGCCGGTTCGAGGTTCTCACGGCCGCGGGGCTCCGGGTCCGGGAACCGCGCGAGGAAGATCTGGCACGGGTGGATGCGGCCGCACTCCGGACGGGAGATAGCGGGGTGCTCTCCGGAACCGACCGGGACATCCTCGCGCTCGCGCTGGAACTCTCGGCCGTCCTCGTCACCGACGACTTCGCCGTCCAGAACGTCGCCCATCGCCTCGGTATCGAGACCCGGAGCATCAGGCAACGGCCGGCCCGGCCGATCCGGTGGCGGTACCGGTGCAGCGGGTGCGGGCGGTACTGGAAGGGGCCGGGAGACTGCCCGATCTGCGGCGCATCAATCAAAAGAAAGCTTAAATAA
- the rtcA gene encoding RNA 3'-terminal phosphate cyclase, with amino-acid sequence MLTVDGSHLEGGGQILRLAVALSAISATPVTVTRIRENRPNPGLAPQHIAAVRAVAGACDAECTGLTPGSREISFAPGRIRRKDLAIDPGTAGSIPLIVQAWLPVALQAGGSITVSGGTEVPWSPTIDYLDRVFAPVLRRAGASIEITVRERGYYPRGGGRVHVRVEPSRPDPIAIPEGEEGGCGIVSCSAGLPAHVAERQAAAAQSLLDRELGLPCTAALDPREGGTSVGSSVTVWSGAKGAVALGKRGLPAEKVGQAAARALADEYRSPGTVDIHLADQLLVHLACHGGEYSTHTLTMHAKTAGSLLAEFGYPIVCQKNDIVRFSA; translated from the coding sequence ATGCTCACCGTTGACGGATCACATCTCGAAGGAGGCGGGCAGATCCTCCGCCTGGCGGTCGCCTTATCAGCTATCTCCGCCACTCCGGTCACCGTGACCAGGATCCGGGAGAACCGGCCGAACCCCGGGCTTGCCCCCCAGCACATCGCCGCCGTCCGGGCGGTCGCCGGAGCCTGCGATGCAGAATGCACGGGCCTAACGCCGGGGAGCCGGGAGATCTCGTTTGCTCCCGGCCGGATCCGGCGGAAGGACCTCGCGATCGACCCCGGCACCGCCGGGAGCATACCCCTCATCGTCCAGGCGTGGCTCCCGGTCGCCCTTCAAGCCGGCGGGAGCATCACCGTTTCGGGCGGGACGGAGGTGCCGTGGAGCCCGACCATCGATTACCTGGATCGTGTCTTCGCGCCGGTGCTCCGCCGCGCCGGGGCCTCGATCGAGATCACGGTGCGCGAGAGAGGGTATTATCCCCGCGGAGGGGGGCGGGTGCACGTCCGGGTGGAACCGTCCCGCCCGGACCCGATCGCGATCCCGGAAGGAGAGGAGGGCGGCTGCGGAATCGTGTCCTGCTCGGCGGGCCTTCCCGCGCACGTCGCGGAGCGCCAGGCGGCGGCCGCTCAGAGTCTCCTGGATCGGGAACTCGGTCTTCCCTGCACCGCGGCACTCGATCCCCGCGAGGGCGGGACGAGTGTCGGGAGTTCGGTCACGGTCTGGAGCGGGGCGAAGGGTGCCGTCGCTCTCGGGAAGCGGGGGCTTCCCGCCGAAAAGGTGGGTCAAGCAGCCGCACGGGCCCTCGCCGACGAATACCGCAGCCCCGGCACGGTCGACATCCACCTCGCCGACCAGCTTCTCGTTCACCTCGCCTGCCACGGCGGAGAGTACAGCACCCATACCCTCACGATGCATGCAAAGACCGCAGGCTCTCTCCTCGCGGAGTTCGGGTACCCCATAGTCTGCCAGAAGAACGATATCGTGAGGTTCTCGGCATGA
- a CDS encoding ribose-phosphate diphosphokinase → MRIISTERSQVLAARVAEKLGAPLVETKFTRFPDGELYLKCRELDDETLIVSSIVDNDMFMQTLLAIDAADQSKNTLVVPYLGYSRQDKRFSPGEPISARAVARALSAGIERVYVVNIHDPGVLGHFGVPAKNVTIAPAVGGYVGDLRLKNPLVLAPDEGAIGFASDVAAVGGWDCDHLEKTRLSGEEVRIAPKTIDAAGRDVVIVDDIISTGGTLATAACMLREQGAASIHAACVHGVLTSGAYTRLRAAGVSSVVSSDTYENASSFISAASAIVTAIREDAHR, encoded by the coding sequence ATGAGAATAATCAGCACGGAACGGTCCCAGGTTCTTGCAGCCCGCGTTGCCGAAAAACTTGGGGCCCCACTGGTCGAGACGAAATTCACCCGATTTCCCGACGGGGAACTGTATCTTAAGTGCAGAGAACTGGACGACGAGACCCTGATCGTCAGCAGCATCGTGGACAACGATATGTTCATGCAGACCCTTCTCGCGATCGATGCCGCCGATCAATCGAAGAACACGCTGGTGGTTCCGTATCTCGGCTACTCCCGGCAGGACAAACGCTTCTCCCCCGGCGAGCCGATCAGCGCCCGGGCGGTCGCACGGGCCCTCTCGGCCGGCATCGAGCGGGTCTACGTCGTCAACATCCACGACCCGGGCGTGCTGGGTCACTTCGGCGTCCCGGCGAAGAACGTCACCATCGCCCCGGCCGTCGGGGGGTACGTCGGCGACCTGCGCCTGAAAAACCCCCTGGTTCTCGCACCGGACGAGGGCGCGATCGGCTTCGCTTCGGACGTCGCGGCGGTCGGCGGATGGGACTGCGACCACCTCGAAAAGACCCGGCTCTCGGGCGAGGAGGTCAGGATCGCCCCGAAGACCATCGATGCGGCCGGCCGGGACGTCGTGATCGTGGACGACATCATATCCACCGGCGGAACCCTCGCGACCGCCGCCTGCATGCTCCGGGAACAGGGGGCCGCATCCATCCACGCGGCCTGTGTCCACGGGGTGCTCACGAGCGGCGCCTACACCCGTCTGCGGGCGGCGGGAGTCTCTTCGGTCGTCTCCAGCGACACCTACGAGAACGCCTCAAGTTTCATATCTGCGGCAAGTGCTATCGTCACCGCGATCAGGGAAGATGCTCACCGTTGA
- the lonB gene encoding ATP-dependent protease LonB has protein sequence MDSTPTTEIPNIELTTDDLEETDVFSGLELSASSDIDVPPNLIDQVIGQEHGVEVIRKAAVQRRHVMMIGTPGTGKSMLAKAMAELLPKEELQDIMVYPNPEDNNNPIIRTVPAGRGKQIVNAHKVEARKKIQMRSTLVMLLIIGIIGYAIITYQWLMGIIAAAFVFIALKYSMPREEAMVPKLLISHDSNTMAPFIDATGSHAGALLGDVRHDPFQSGGLETPSHDRVEGGAIHRAHGGVLFIDEINTLTPHSQQNLLTALQEGTFPITGQSERSSGAMVRTEPVPCRFVMIAAGNIDAIQGMHPALRSRIRGYGYEVYMRETMEDTQENRKKFLRFIAQEVKNDGKIPHFDRAAMLEVLREARRRSNRKGHLTLKLRDMGGLIRVAGDLARQEGAEFTSAKHVLAAKSASRSIEDQISDEYIRRSRDYDITVVEGTRVGRVNGLAVMGSDSGSVLPVMAEVTPSQGANGTVIATGMLKDIAKESITNVSALIKKFTGKDIRNMDIHVQFIGTYGGVEGDSASVTVATAVISAIENIPVRQDVAMTGSLSVRGDVLPIGGVTYKIEAAAKAGIKKVIIPRSNLDDVLIEDRYRAMIEVVPVDHIEEVLQNALVPENRDGFISKLRKLAVNPTALFDPNVGRSVV, from the coding sequence ATGGATTCGACGCCAACAACAGAAATTCCCAACATCGAGCTCACGACCGACGATCTGGAGGAGACGGATGTCTTTTCCGGTCTTGAGCTAAGCGCATCGTCGGATATCGACGTACCCCCGAATCTCATCGACCAGGTCATCGGCCAGGAGCACGGTGTCGAGGTGATCCGGAAGGCCGCGGTCCAGCGCAGGCACGTGATGATGATCGGCACCCCCGGAACCGGCAAATCGATGCTGGCGAAGGCGATGGCCGAGCTCCTCCCCAAAGAGGAACTGCAGGACATTATGGTCTACCCGAATCCCGAGGACAACAATAATCCCATCATCAGGACCGTCCCTGCCGGCCGCGGCAAGCAGATCGTCAACGCCCACAAGGTGGAGGCGAGGAAGAAGATCCAGATGCGGAGCACCCTTGTCATGCTCCTCATCATCGGTATCATCGGCTACGCGATCATCACCTACCAGTGGCTGATGGGCATCATCGCCGCCGCGTTCGTCTTCATAGCGTTGAAGTATTCGATGCCCCGCGAGGAGGCGATGGTCCCGAAGCTCCTGATATCCCACGACTCGAACACCATGGCGCCCTTTATCGACGCCACCGGTTCGCACGCGGGCGCCCTGCTCGGCGACGTCCGGCACGACCCCTTCCAGAGCGGCGGGCTCGAGACGCCTTCCCACGACCGTGTCGAGGGTGGGGCCATCCACCGGGCGCACGGGGGGGTGCTCTTCATCGACGAGATCAACACCCTCACCCCCCACTCCCAGCAGAACCTGCTGACCGCGCTCCAGGAGGGCACCTTCCCGATCACCGGCCAGAGCGAGCGTTCGAGCGGCGCGATGGTCAGGACGGAGCCGGTTCCCTGCCGGTTCGTGATGATCGCGGCAGGCAACATCGACGCCATCCAGGGGATGCACCCGGCGCTCCGGTCGCGTATCCGGGGCTACGGCTACGAGGTCTACATGCGCGAGACGATGGAGGACACCCAGGAGAACCGGAAGAAGTTCCTCCGGTTCATCGCGCAGGAGGTCAAGAACGACGGGAAGATCCCCCACTTCGACCGGGCCGCCATGCTCGAGGTGCTCCGCGAGGCCCGGCGCCGCTCGAACCGGAAGGGCCACCTGACCCTGAAACTCCGTGACATGGGCGGGCTCATCCGGGTGGCGGGCGATCTCGCCCGGCAGGAAGGTGCGGAGTTCACCTCGGCAAAGCACGTCCTCGCCGCGAAATCGGCCTCCCGCTCGATTGAAGACCAGATCTCCGACGAGTATATCAGGCGGAGCCGCGACTACGACATCACCGTCGTCGAGGGCACCCGGGTGGGCCGGGTGAACGGGCTTGCGGTGATGGGGAGCGACTCCGGTTCGGTGCTTCCCGTCATGGCCGAGGTGACCCCGAGCCAGGGGGCGAACGGTACGGTCATCGCGACCGGCATGCTGAAAGATATCGCCAAGGAATCGATCACGAACGTCAGCGCCCTCATCAAGAAGTTCACGGGCAAGGACATCCGGAACATGGACATTCACGTCCAGTTCATCGGCACCTACGGCGGTGTCGAGGGTGACTCCGCCTCCGTGACCGTGGCGACGGCGGTGATCAGCGCCATCGAGAACATCCCGGTGCGTCAGGACGTCGCGATGACCGGTTCGCTCTCCGTCCGGGGCGACGTTCTCCCCATCGGCGGCGTCACCTACAAGATCGAGGCGGCGGCAAAAGCCGGGATCAAGAAGGTGATCATCCCGCGGTCGAACCTCGACGACGTCCTCATCGAGGATCGTTACCGCGCGATGATCGAGGTGGTGCCGGTCGACCACATCGAAGAGGTTCTCCAGAACGCGCTCGTCCCCGAGAACCGGGACGGGTTTATTTCGAAGCTCCGGAAACTGGCGGTCAACCCGACCGCTCTCTTCGACCCGAACGTCGGGCGTTCCGTAGTCTGA
- a CDS encoding TldD/PmbA family protein — protein sequence MAEVRYYDIRCVRGEITLVDIDNGVIESAGTSFFDKAVIRVLGSKGWGILTRDHVDIDSKREVESLVEAASRLAAVTEDHLDLADAPRGVLPVPPLGEDPRDVDLEEKTRLLAGIEGAARVAGVGNTRARYTEGIDAVRFLDSSGNEYSYEAVRSGFSVVAIASRNGVMQMGSERDHITTGFNLRNKQDLGRKAGEVAVSLLDAKLPKGGTKRAVLDPELAGVFTHEAVGHASEGDLVREGASVLGGKIGERIGCPGLVIVDDPSLPEFGFMPVDAEGVAVERTEIIRDGILSSYLHNRETLVAVGNGIPGHARAEHGAPPIVRMSNTFIENGDAAYDEILEECRDGILLIGSRGGQVDPGRGVFQFNAEYGYLIEGGEKAGMVRDVSLSGEILSTLHSIALIGNDRKMSPGYCGKGGQSVPVSDGAPHLLLENATIGGRGE from the coding sequence ATGGCTGAAGTGCGCTATTACGATATCCGGTGCGTACGCGGCGAGATCACCCTGGTCGATATCGACAACGGGGTAATCGAGTCCGCGGGCACCTCATTTTTCGATAAAGCCGTGATCCGGGTGCTGGGATCGAAAGGCTGGGGCATCCTCACCCGCGATCACGTCGATATCGATTCGAAACGCGAGGTCGAGAGTCTCGTCGAGGCGGCATCGCGCCTTGCGGCCGTCACGGAGGATCATCTCGACCTTGCCGACGCGCCGCGCGGCGTGCTCCCGGTTCCGCCCCTCGGGGAAGATCCCCGGGACGTCGATCTCGAAGAGAAGACCCGGCTGCTTGCCGGGATCGAAGGTGCGGCACGGGTTGCCGGGGTGGGAAACACCCGCGCGCGCTACACCGAGGGGATCGACGCGGTCCGGTTCCTGGATTCGAGCGGGAACGAGTACTCCTACGAGGCCGTCCGGTCCGGGTTCTCGGTCGTCGCCATCGCGTCCAGGAACGGCGTGATGCAGATGGGGAGCGAACGCGACCACATCACCACCGGGTTCAACCTCCGGAACAAGCAGGATCTCGGCCGGAAGGCGGGCGAGGTCGCGGTCTCCCTGCTCGACGCGAAACTCCCGAAAGGCGGGACAAAACGGGCGGTGCTCGACCCGGAGCTTGCGGGCGTCTTCACCCACGAGGCGGTCGGCCACGCGAGCGAGGGCGACCTCGTCCGCGAAGGTGCATCGGTCCTTGGCGGGAAGATCGGCGAACGCATCGGCTGTCCGGGGCTCGTGATCGTCGACGATCCCTCCCTCCCCGAGTTCGGGTTCATGCCCGTCGACGCCGAGGGGGTGGCGGTAGAGCGCACGGAGATCATCCGCGACGGCATCCTTTCCTCATATCTCCACAACCGCGAGACCCTCGTGGCGGTCGGGAACGGTATCCCCGGCCACGCCCGGGCGGAGCACGGGGCACCGCCGATCGTCCGGATGAGCAACACCTTCATCGAAAACGGCGACGCGGCCTACGACGAGATCCTCGAGGAGTGCAGGGATGGTATCCTTCTCATCGGGTCGCGTGGGGGCCAGGTCGACCCCGGCCGCGGCGTCTTCCAGTTCAACGCGGAGTATGGCTACCTCATCGAGGGTGGCGAGAAGGCCGGTATGGTCCGGGACGTCTCGCTTTCGGGCGAGATCCTCTCGACGCTCCATAGCATAGCCCTGATCGGAAACGACCGGAAGATGAGCCCGGGGTACTGCGGGAAAGGCGGGCAGAGCGTCCCGGTCAGCGACGGCGCGCCCCATCTCCTGCTCGAGAATGCAACCATCGGGGGGCGCGGCGAATGA
- a CDS encoding TldD/PmbA family protein: MNGEDLIERVLREGERRADEVEVFYARGLSVGTEIKKGILGNAEESESWNMAVRTVRDGRIGFSATSDPDRWKECLDAALASGRLATPQQWGGFPKPADLAGTPSTADGDLVVAVEDAARMVGDLLAGAAEHPVEVVGGGADLARSYLAVANSSGVFYCMDRTVAAVSLEAIREQSTGYEFDASPYLADIDARSVGERAASLAARSLSGRNIETGRYDVVLSPVAAASLLGQVLLPAISGRNVKAGRSFLADKVGEQVFDERLSVYDDPFAPGLGSTAFDAEGTPTRRLVFVEQGVLGRFAYDLKTGYRYGEGSTGSAVRSGAEPPGIGFHNLFIDGPRVKDPGDERAVWIHDVVGAHTANPFSGDFSVEISNPFWIEGGDLVEPIRTAMLSGNVFEMLAGIGGLGNDARRVGRLTIPSIRLNNQQIIGK; the protein is encoded by the coding sequence ATGAACGGCGAAGACCTGATCGAGAGGGTTCTCCGGGAGGGAGAACGCCGGGCGGACGAGGTCGAAGTCTTCTACGCCCGGGGGCTGAGCGTCGGCACCGAGATCAAGAAGGGGATCCTCGGGAACGCCGAGGAGTCGGAATCCTGGAACATGGCCGTCCGGACGGTCAGGGACGGGCGGATAGGATTCTCGGCCACGAGCGATCCCGACCGGTGGAAGGAATGCCTGGACGCGGCGCTCGCGAGCGGTCGTCTCGCCACCCCGCAACAGTGGGGCGGGTTCCCGAAACCGGCCGATCTCGCAGGCACCCCCTCCACGGCCGACGGGGATCTCGTCGTCGCGGTGGAGGATGCGGCGAGGATGGTCGGCGACCTCCTTGCCGGCGCGGCGGAGCACCCGGTGGAGGTTGTGGGCGGGGGCGCGGATCTTGCCCGGTCGTATCTTGCGGTCGCGAACTCGAGCGGCGTCTTCTACTGCATGGACCGGACGGTGGCGGCGGTCTCCCTCGAGGCAATCCGGGAGCAGTCCACGGGTTATGAGTTCGACGCCTCCCCGTACCTCGCCGATATCGATGCCCGGTCGGTCGGGGAGCGGGCCGCCTCGCTTGCTGCGCGCTCTCTATCAGGGCGCAATATCGAGACCGGCCGCTACGACGTCGTTCTCTCCCCGGTTGCGGCGGCAAGCCTCCTCGGCCAGGTTCTTCTCCCGGCCATATCCGGGCGGAACGTGAAAGCCGGCCGATCGTTCCTTGCGGACAAAGTCGGCGAACAGGTCTTTGACGAGCGGCTCTCCGTCTACGACGACCCGTTTGCTCCCGGTCTCGGGAGCACGGCCTTCGATGCGGAGGGGACTCCGACCCGCCGTCTGGTCTTCGTGGAGCAGGGGGTGCTTGGTCGGTTCGCCTACGATCTCAAGACCGGCTACCGCTACGGCGAGGGGAGCACGGGGAGCGCCGTCCGTTCCGGCGCCGAGCCGCCCGGCATCGGGTTCCACAACCTCTTTATCGACGGCCCGCGGGTGAAGGATCCCGGCGACGAGCGCGCGGTCTGGATCCACGACGTCGTGGGCGCCCATACCGCGAACCCGTTCTCCGGCGATTTCTCGGTGGAGATCTCGAACCCCTTCTGGATCGAAGGCGGAGACCTCGTTGAACCCATCCGGACGGCGATGCTCTCCGGGAATGTCTTTGAGATGCTCGCGGGCATCGGGGGGCTCGGAAATGACGCAAGGCGCGTCGGACGTCTGACGATTCCATCAATACGGTTAAATAACCAGCAGATCATTGGTAAATAG
- a CDS encoding pro-sigmaK processing inhibitor BofA family protein, giving the protein MMEEILAILLAVAIAAALYYLMKKAMTLVINAIAGLITLGLLNYFDVLSWFGAPDIQINLVTVLICALAGLPGALVLVLLHLVGIAI; this is encoded by the coding sequence ATGATGGAAGAGATCCTTGCCATCCTTCTCGCGGTCGCGATAGCCGCGGCGCTCTACTACCTCATGAAGAAGGCCATGACGCTCGTCATCAACGCCATCGCCGGGCTCATCACGCTCGGGCTCCTGAATTACTTCGATGTCCTCAGCTGGTTCGGCGCTCCCGACATCCAGATCAACCTGGTGACGGTCCTCATCTGCGCCCTCGCAGGGCTGCCGGGCGCCCTGGTTCTTGTCCTGCTCCACCTTGTGGGGATTGCGATCTGA
- a CDS encoding alpha/beta hydrolase yields the protein MAKAGSRFTLCIETPDDEYCQGVDPDDLVAVSMPEGGPIEQARMMLELVRRYHIPLVVLPKNHPGSKRLSMVVSVAPAILLACDIRRGTHPEQHLLCSSAEFSGLSLVGIPGGVTIENLPPGVEMVHLNAEKSSADKQQ from the coding sequence GTGGCGAAAGCCGGCTCCCGGTTTACGCTCTGCATCGAGACCCCGGACGACGAGTACTGCCAGGGGGTCGACCCCGACGATCTGGTCGCCGTCTCCATGCCCGAAGGCGGTCCCATCGAGCAGGCACGCATGATGCTCGAACTTGTCCGGCGCTACCACATACCGCTTGTCGTCCTCCCTAAAAATCATCCGGGCTCAAAGCGGCTCTCGATGGTCGTCTCGGTCGCCCCGGCGATCCTTTTAGCCTGCGATATCCGGCGCGGAACCCACCCCGAGCAACACCTGCTCTGCTCGTCCGCGGAGTTTTCCGGGCTCTCGCTTGTCGGGATTCCCGGGGGCGTCACGATTGAAAACCTGCCCCCCGGGGTGGAAATGGTGCATCTGAATGCGGAAAAATCCTCAGCGGACAAACAACAATAA
- a CDS encoding V-type ATPase subunit subunit G family protein: MKTDVLKSIRETEEEYQAMIRDAQAERKKSLSDAELEAENLVIKAQKDAEDYRNQRLAEARAQAQHRHAEIVREGEARAEALIASGNKNLAEAVDFIVTRFKEQLHVKA, translated from the coding sequence ATGAAGACCGATGTCCTGAAAAGCATCAGGGAAACTGAAGAAGAGTATCAGGCGATGATCCGTGATGCGCAGGCGGAGAGGAAGAAGAGCCTCTCGGATGCCGAACTGGAGGCTGAGAACCTGGTCATCAAGGCACAGAAGGATGCCGAGGATTACAGGAATCAGCGTCTGGCGGAGGCACGAGCCCAGGCGCAGCACAGACACGCGGAGATTGTCAGGGAGGGTGAAGCGCGCGCAGAGGCGCTGATAGCATCCGGGAACAAGAACCTTGCAGAAGCTGTAGATTTTATTGTCACGCGGTTTAAGGAGCAGCTGCATGTTAAGGCCTGA
- a CDS encoding V-type ATP synthase subunit I, whose protein sequence is MLRPERMRRLLIAAPKGEIDAIIRELYRHNVYHIEDFVPESSPEALSIGHPLPEASDAASALIKVRAIENACGIDPENVEVKTKLPASKVREMIRTDLPVIQKEAEDLVGSRSRLEARQKEHEQRARELEPFTAVPLDLEFYRGYTRFTVFTGHITHDVGIDVPNEKYFSDKVAGNMIVVVVQNEHREEVERTLLDAGFQAIPVPEETGAPTDRLTAHLEEARRIEDEIAGVNAKIAGIRERHTDFLVACDELLTADVERAEAPLRFATTEETFITEGWVPEDRADNILDALDKATNGRIYIEELEIEEDTSVPVEYENPSFASPTQMLMDIYARPRYSEIDPTLMVAIVFPIFFGMILGDVGYGAVLLALSLGLRKFLKGEGGRNLLKVLSYASISSIVFGVLYSEFLGFSLPWEPLVFSRHLNIGGHAGGHGPQVVELMVIAIWIGILHITLGRVLGILNARRLYHGRHAAKAVISHAGWLGVMWGILLIIWSFFPIPMMPDLTGLPIVAMGFGVAAVIGVVLLVAGVIGIAQENALEIVELPTIVSHVLSYARLVAVGLSSVAIAMVVNYISIGMMIEPQLEAITPVGVILIIVGILVFLMGHVLNTALGLLGGGLHSIRLHYVEFFTKFYKGGGKKYNPFGMISKFTEE, encoded by the coding sequence ATGTTAAGGCCTGAACGGATGCGCCGGTTGCTTATCGCAGCCCCGAAAGGTGAGATCGACGCCATCATCAGAGAACTCTACCGGCACAATGTCTATCACATCGAAGACTTCGTGCCCGAGAGTTCGCCTGAAGCGCTGTCGATCGGCCACCCGCTTCCGGAGGCGAGCGACGCTGCTTCGGCGCTCATCAAGGTCAGGGCAATCGAGAATGCGTGCGGGATAGATCCCGAGAACGTAGAAGTCAAAACGAAGCTCCCCGCATCGAAGGTCAGGGAGATGATCCGGACGGATCTGCCCGTTATCCAGAAGGAAGCGGAAGATCTTGTCGGTTCACGCTCGAGGCTGGAGGCGCGGCAGAAGGAGCACGAGCAGCGCGCGAGGGAACTTGAACCGTTTACTGCGGTTCCCCTTGATCTGGAGTTCTACCGCGGGTATACGCGGTTTACCGTCTTTACCGGGCACATAACCCACGACGTCGGGATCGACGTCCCGAACGAGAAGTACTTCTCCGACAAAGTGGCCGGCAACATGATCGTCGTCGTGGTGCAGAACGAGCACCGCGAAGAGGTCGAGCGGACTCTCCTCGATGCCGGGTTCCAGGCGATCCCCGTCCCGGAGGAGACCGGGGCGCCGACCGACCGCCTGACGGCCCACCTGGAAGAGGCCCGGCGGATCGAGGACGAGATCGCCGGGGTCAACGCGAAGATCGCGGGAATCCGGGAGAGGCACACCGACTTCCTGGTAGCATGCGATGAACTACTCACGGCTGACGTAGAGCGGGCGGAAGCCCCGTTGCGGTTTGCTACCACGGAGGAGACCTTCATCACCGAAGGCTGGGTGCCCGAGGACCGGGCGGATAACATTCTGGACGCGCTGGATAAAGCGACCAACGGGAGGATCTACATCGAGGAACTGGAGATCGAAGAAGACACCAGTGTCCCTGTGGAGTACGAAAACCCGTCGTTCGCTTCGCCGACACAGATGCTCATGGACATCTACGCGCGGCCCCGCTACTCCGAGATCGACCCGACGCTGATGGTAGCCATCGTGTTTCCCATCTTCTTCGGTATGATCCTCGGTGACGTGGGTTACGGAGCCGTCCTGCTCGCTCTGAGTCTTGGCTTACGCAAGTTCCTGAAGGGCGAAGGCGGAAGAAACCTGCTCAAGGTGCTCAGTTACGCAAGCATCTCGAGTATCGTCTTCGGCGTGCTCTACAGTGAATTTCTGGGATTCTCGCTCCCGTGGGAGCCGCTGGTCTTCTCCCGACACCTCAATATCGGAGGGCATGCGGGAGGACACGGCCCGCAGGTAGTCGAACTGATGGTCATTGCGATCTGGATCGGTATCCTGCACATCACGCTCGGGCGCGTTCTTGGCATACTCAATGCGCGGAGACTTTACCACGGCAGGCACGCGGCAAAGGCGGTTATCTCACACGCCGGCTGGCTCGGGGTCATGTGGGGCATACTCCTCATCATATGGTCGTTCTTCCCCATCCCGATGATGCCCGACCTGACAGGTCTTCCCATCGTTGCTATGGGGTTCGGCGTTGCCGCCGTGATCGGTGTCGTCCTGCTGGTGGCGGGAGTCATCGGTATCGCGCAGGAGAACGCGCTCGAGATCGTCGAACTTCCGACGATCGTCAGCCACGTATTGTCGTACGCCCGTCTTGTGGCGGTGGGCTTGTCCTCGGTCGCAATCGCGATGGTGGTCAACTACATCTCGATCGGGATGATGATAGAGCCCCAACTCGAAGCAATCACACCGGTCGGTGTGATCCTCATCATCGTCGGCATTCTCGTCTTCCTGATGGGGCACGTGCTGAACACGGCACTTGGCCTCCTCGGCGGCGGTCTGCATTCGATTCGTCTTCATTATGTTGAGTTCTTCACCAAGTTCTACAAAGGTGGAGGCAAGAAGTACAACCCGTTTGGTATGATATCAAAGTTTACGGAGGAATAA